A portion of the Scleropages formosus chromosome 13, fSclFor1.1, whole genome shotgun sequence genome contains these proteins:
- the trim105 gene encoding tripartite motif containing 105 isoform X1, with translation MYVFDRKRSGAMECTGRGLSLKEELTCAICCDLFTEPVMLDCMHHFCKACISTYWKGIRGRVSCPQCRQEFSSRQLHTNYLVAGMVEKVRACSSESNHKELQKQLKESLLSHLSRKENYMSMIQRCKKKVDAVKAAGNELEGWLQGEFQVLHQMLYEEQAAMLEQLRREEKEMLGALSQHLGALMGAVTEVEQNVRVLQQTMDTMEHSLLLETPKVNLRSSVEVGKVPEIDLKAFAGKYKAPLQYMIWRKIFKLLKPAPAPVTFDVETAHPSLYVSRDHLSVVESEKMLPYKRSPKRFVQCVNVLGAQSFQSGRHYWEVEVGNKTKWDLGVALDSVDRQVRAKLCPENGYWTIRLRNGNEYSAGTQPWTRLVVASFPRCIGVLLNFEEQRVSFYNADNMQLLFSFSNGPWGKALPFFSTCLSEPGQRAQPIRLVHFPLGPL, from the exons ATGTACGTGTTTGACCGAAAGCGGAGTGGAGCCATGGAGTGTACCGGCAGAGGGCTGAGTCTGAAGGAGGAGCTAACATGTGCCATCTGCTGCGACCTCTTCACCGAGCCCGTCATGCTGGACTGCATGCACCATTTCTGCAAGGCATGCATCAGCACCTACTGGAAGGGCATCAGGGGCCGTGTGAGCTGCCCACAGTGTCGCCAGGAGTTTTCCTCGCGACAGCTCCACACGAACTACCTGGTGGCAGGCATGGTGGAGAAGGTGAGGGCTTGCTCATCTGAGAGCAACCACAAGGAATTGCAG AAGCAGCTAAAAGAATCCTTGCTCTCTCATCTCTCAAGGAAGGAGAACTACATGAGCATGATCCAAAGATGTAAAAAGAAGGTGGACGCAGTGAAG GCAGCAGGCAATGAACTTGAGGGATGGCTGCAAGGTGAGTTCCAAGTTCTGCACCAGATGTTGTATGAGGAGCAGGCTGCCATGCTGGAGCAGCtgaggagggaggagaaggagatgtTGGGGGCCCTGTCCCAGCACCTGGGGGCCTTGATGGGCGCTGTGACAGAAGTGGAGCAGAATGTTCGTGTCCTACAGCAGACAATGGACACTATGGAGCACAGCTTGCTCCTAGAG aCTCCCAAGGTGAATTTGAG atCATCTGTTGAGGTGGGTAAAGTACCTGAAATAGATTTAAAAGCTTTTGCTGGCAAATACAAGGCACCCCTGCAGTATATGATATGGAGGAAGATTTTCAAGTTATTGAAACCAG CCCCAGCTCCAGTTACTTTTGATGTGGAGACGGCCCACCCAAGCTTGTATGTGTCACGGGACCACTTGTCTGTAGTGGAAAGTGAGAAAATGCTCCCTTACAAGCGCAGCCCAAAGCGCTTTGTCCAGTGCGTCAACGTGCTCGGGGCACAGTCTTTCCAGTCTGGCCGCCACTACTGGGAGGTAGAGGTGGGAAACAAGACCAAATGGGACCTGGGCGTGGCCCTGGACAGCGTGGACCGCCAGGTCCGTGCCAAGCTGTGCCCAGAGAACGGCTACTGGACCATACGGCTTCGTAATGGGAACGAGTACTCGGCCGGCACCCAGCCCTGGACCCGTCTCGTGGTGGCCTCCTTCCCCCGCTGTATTGGCGTGCTCCTGAACTTTGAGGAGCAACGCGTCTCCTTCTACAACGCCGATAATATGCAGCTGCTCTTTTCTTTCAGCAACGGCCCGTGGGGAAAAGCCCTGCCCTTCTTCAGCACTTGCCTCAGTGAACCAGGCCAGAGAGCCCAGCCTATCAGACTCGTCCACTTTCCTCTGGGCCCTTTGTAA
- the trim105 gene encoding tripartite motif containing 105 isoform X2, which produces MYVFDRKRSGAMECTGRGLSLKEELTCAICCDLFTEPVMLDCMHHFCKACISTYWKGIRGRVSCPQCRQEFSSRQLHTNYLVAGMVEKVRACSSESNHKELQQLKESLLSHLSRKENYMSMIQRCKKKVDAVKAAGNELEGWLQGEFQVLHQMLYEEQAAMLEQLRREEKEMLGALSQHLGALMGAVTEVEQNVRVLQQTMDTMEHSLLLETPKVNLRSSVEVGKVPEIDLKAFAGKYKAPLQYMIWRKIFKLLKPAPAPVTFDVETAHPSLYVSRDHLSVVESEKMLPYKRSPKRFVQCVNVLGAQSFQSGRHYWEVEVGNKTKWDLGVALDSVDRQVRAKLCPENGYWTIRLRNGNEYSAGTQPWTRLVVASFPRCIGVLLNFEEQRVSFYNADNMQLLFSFSNGPWGKALPFFSTCLSEPGQRAQPIRLVHFPLGPL; this is translated from the exons ATGTACGTGTTTGACCGAAAGCGGAGTGGAGCCATGGAGTGTACCGGCAGAGGGCTGAGTCTGAAGGAGGAGCTAACATGTGCCATCTGCTGCGACCTCTTCACCGAGCCCGTCATGCTGGACTGCATGCACCATTTCTGCAAGGCATGCATCAGCACCTACTGGAAGGGCATCAGGGGCCGTGTGAGCTGCCCACAGTGTCGCCAGGAGTTTTCCTCGCGACAGCTCCACACGAACTACCTGGTGGCAGGCATGGTGGAGAAGGTGAGGGCTTGCTCATCTGAGAGCAACCACAAGGAATTGCAG CAGCTAAAAGAATCCTTGCTCTCTCATCTCTCAAGGAAGGAGAACTACATGAGCATGATCCAAAGATGTAAAAAGAAGGTGGACGCAGTGAAG GCAGCAGGCAATGAACTTGAGGGATGGCTGCAAGGTGAGTTCCAAGTTCTGCACCAGATGTTGTATGAGGAGCAGGCTGCCATGCTGGAGCAGCtgaggagggaggagaaggagatgtTGGGGGCCCTGTCCCAGCACCTGGGGGCCTTGATGGGCGCTGTGACAGAAGTGGAGCAGAATGTTCGTGTCCTACAGCAGACAATGGACACTATGGAGCACAGCTTGCTCCTAGAG aCTCCCAAGGTGAATTTGAG atCATCTGTTGAGGTGGGTAAAGTACCTGAAATAGATTTAAAAGCTTTTGCTGGCAAATACAAGGCACCCCTGCAGTATATGATATGGAGGAAGATTTTCAAGTTATTGAAACCAG CCCCAGCTCCAGTTACTTTTGATGTGGAGACGGCCCACCCAAGCTTGTATGTGTCACGGGACCACTTGTCTGTAGTGGAAAGTGAGAAAATGCTCCCTTACAAGCGCAGCCCAAAGCGCTTTGTCCAGTGCGTCAACGTGCTCGGGGCACAGTCTTTCCAGTCTGGCCGCCACTACTGGGAGGTAGAGGTGGGAAACAAGACCAAATGGGACCTGGGCGTGGCCCTGGACAGCGTGGACCGCCAGGTCCGTGCCAAGCTGTGCCCAGAGAACGGCTACTGGACCATACGGCTTCGTAATGGGAACGAGTACTCGGCCGGCACCCAGCCCTGGACCCGTCTCGTGGTGGCCTCCTTCCCCCGCTGTATTGGCGTGCTCCTGAACTTTGAGGAGCAACGCGTCTCCTTCTACAACGCCGATAATATGCAGCTGCTCTTTTCTTTCAGCAACGGCCCGTGGGGAAAAGCCCTGCCCTTCTTCAGCACTTGCCTCAGTGAACCAGGCCAGAGAGCCCAGCCTATCAGACTCGTCCACTTTCCTCTGGGCCCTTTGTAA
- the trim105 gene encoding tripartite motif containing 105 isoform X3, whose translation MECTGRGLSLKEELTCAICCDLFTEPVMLDCMHHFCKACISTYWKGIRGRVSCPQCRQEFSSRQLHTNYLVAGMVEKVRACSSESNHKELQKQLKESLLSHLSRKENYMSMIQRCKKKVDAVKAAGNELEGWLQGEFQVLHQMLYEEQAAMLEQLRREEKEMLGALSQHLGALMGAVTEVEQNVRVLQQTMDTMEHSLLLETPKVNLRSSVEVGKVPEIDLKAFAGKYKAPLQYMIWRKIFKLLKPAPAPVTFDVETAHPSLYVSRDHLSVVESEKMLPYKRSPKRFVQCVNVLGAQSFQSGRHYWEVEVGNKTKWDLGVALDSVDRQVRAKLCPENGYWTIRLRNGNEYSAGTQPWTRLVVASFPRCIGVLLNFEEQRVSFYNADNMQLLFSFSNGPWGKALPFFSTCLSEPGQRAQPIRLVHFPLGPL comes from the exons ATGGAGTGTACCGGCAGAGGGCTGAGTCTGAAGGAGGAGCTAACATGTGCCATCTGCTGCGACCTCTTCACCGAGCCCGTCATGCTGGACTGCATGCACCATTTCTGCAAGGCATGCATCAGCACCTACTGGAAGGGCATCAGGGGCCGTGTGAGCTGCCCACAGTGTCGCCAGGAGTTTTCCTCGCGACAGCTCCACACGAACTACCTGGTGGCAGGCATGGTGGAGAAGGTGAGGGCTTGCTCATCTGAGAGCAACCACAAGGAATTGCAG AAGCAGCTAAAAGAATCCTTGCTCTCTCATCTCTCAAGGAAGGAGAACTACATGAGCATGATCCAAAGATGTAAAAAGAAGGTGGACGCAGTGAAG GCAGCAGGCAATGAACTTGAGGGATGGCTGCAAGGTGAGTTCCAAGTTCTGCACCAGATGTTGTATGAGGAGCAGGCTGCCATGCTGGAGCAGCtgaggagggaggagaaggagatgtTGGGGGCCCTGTCCCAGCACCTGGGGGCCTTGATGGGCGCTGTGACAGAAGTGGAGCAGAATGTTCGTGTCCTACAGCAGACAATGGACACTATGGAGCACAGCTTGCTCCTAGAG aCTCCCAAGGTGAATTTGAG atCATCTGTTGAGGTGGGTAAAGTACCTGAAATAGATTTAAAAGCTTTTGCTGGCAAATACAAGGCACCCCTGCAGTATATGATATGGAGGAAGATTTTCAAGTTATTGAAACCAG CCCCAGCTCCAGTTACTTTTGATGTGGAGACGGCCCACCCAAGCTTGTATGTGTCACGGGACCACTTGTCTGTAGTGGAAAGTGAGAAAATGCTCCCTTACAAGCGCAGCCCAAAGCGCTTTGTCCAGTGCGTCAACGTGCTCGGGGCACAGTCTTTCCAGTCTGGCCGCCACTACTGGGAGGTAGAGGTGGGAAACAAGACCAAATGGGACCTGGGCGTGGCCCTGGACAGCGTGGACCGCCAGGTCCGTGCCAAGCTGTGCCCAGAGAACGGCTACTGGACCATACGGCTTCGTAATGGGAACGAGTACTCGGCCGGCACCCAGCCCTGGACCCGTCTCGTGGTGGCCTCCTTCCCCCGCTGTATTGGCGTGCTCCTGAACTTTGAGGAGCAACGCGTCTCCTTCTACAACGCCGATAATATGCAGCTGCTCTTTTCTTTCAGCAACGGCCCGTGGGGAAAAGCCCTGCCCTTCTTCAGCACTTGCCTCAGTGAACCAGGCCAGAGAGCCCAGCCTATCAGACTCGTCCACTTTCCTCTGGGCCCTTTGTAA